A window from Peromyscus eremicus chromosome 5, PerEre_H2_v1, whole genome shotgun sequence encodes these proteins:
- the LOC131911327 gene encoding vomeronasal type-1 receptor 4-like yields MVLKFIKETIFLFMTVLGTLGNISVTVNYMISLLVGPEKKPIHLILIHLAFTNIIILLAKGLPKTIATFGLRNFLDDIGCKILIYLERVARGVSICTSSLLTVVQAIIISPRASGWRRLRPKSSWHILPFFSFFWMLNSLISMNLIHSITSINLNMSQLKSEDNYCYFMLKCQKIKWIFLPLMVLRDAVFQGAMGGASGYMVSLLHKHHQHVLYLQKAKLLYRTPPELRAAQSVLLLMFCFLFFYWTDCAFSLFLSLSLGNNSLMVNIQEFMTLGYATFSPLVLIHRDGLLAECWHAQWEKVRKFLSRVAVQ; encoded by the coding sequence atggtttTGAAATTTATTAAGGAAACTATTTTTCTCTTCATGACTGTGCTTGGCACTCTGGGGAatatttctgttactgtgaattATATGATCAGTTTATTGGTAGGCCCTGAGAAGAAACCCATACACCTTATTCTCATCCACTTGGCTTTTACAAACATCATAATCCTCCTTGCAAAAGGATTGCCAAAGACAATAGCAACTTTTGGTTTGAGAAACTTCCTAGATGACATAGGCTGTAAGATCCTCATTTACCTGGAGAGAGTGGCCCGTGGTGTCTCCATCTGCACCAGCAGTCTCCTCACTGTGGTCCAGGCCATCATCATCAGTCCCAGAGCATCTGGGTGGAGGAGGCTCAGACCAAAGTCTTCATGGCACATCCTtccattcttttcattcttttggatGCTCAATTCTTTAATAAGTATGAACCTAATCCACTCCATCACAAGTATAAACCTGAATATGTCACAGCTTAAGAGTGAAGACAACTATTGTTATTTTATGCTAAAAtgtcagaaaataaaatggatttttcTCCCTCTCATGGTGCTGAGAGATGCAGTGTTTCAGGGTGCCATGGGAGGGGCCAGTGGCTACATGGTATCTCTTCTCCACAAGCACCACCAGCATGTCCTCTACCTTCAGAAGGCCAAGCTTCTCTACAGAACTCCCCCTGAGCTGAGAGCTGCCCAGAGTGTCCTCCTTCtgatgttctgttttcttttcttctactggACTGACTGtgctttttctctatttttaagtctttctttAGGGAACAATTCCTTGATGGTAAATATTCAAGAATTTATGACCCTTGGTTATGCAACTTTTAGCCCTCTTGTGCTGATTCACAGGGATGGACTTCTGGCTGAGTGTTGGCATGCTCAGTGGGAGAAAGTGAGAAAATTTCTCTCTCGTGTAGCTGTTCAATGA
- the LOC131911331 gene encoding putative vomeronasal receptor-like protein 4 has translation MKQSNITQAIVFLSLAGPGIVGNIIVFLRYLYTSALGTEKKPINLILTHLAFSNMIIICTTGVTDIATLFYFRNFLGDIGCKAMVYLARMARGLSICTTCLLSVVQAVTIGPGTTIWTKLKPQTSWQVLPFLLLFWIVNVLISSNLLYYIKAGGGLNISTSGTFIGHCYMLPSRNIIKWLFLSLMTLRDVTFQSLMGWSSGSMALHLYKHHKRVLYLHSSRLENNSPPEIRATWSVLILMSCFLFFYWVDFILSLYTGFTVTHDSILLNIKTFLELGYASFSPYVLISRDVHIPNVLHAH, from the coding sequence ATGAaacagagcaacatcacccagGCAATAGTCTTCCTTTCTCTTGCTGGACCTGGAATTGTAGGAAATATCATAGTATTCCTAAGATATTTGTACACGTCTGCCTTGGGGACTGAGAAAAAGCCTATAAACCTTATTCTCACCCACTTGGCATTTTCTAATATGATCATTATTTGCACCACAGGGGTCACAGATATAGCTACACTGTTTTATTTCAGAAACTTCCTCGGCGATATTGGCTGTAAAGCTATGGTTTATCTGGCAAGGATGGCACGAGGCCTCTCCATCTGCACCACCTGTCTCCTCAGCGTGGTCCAGGCTGTCACCATCGGTCCCGGGACCACCATTTGGACAAAACTAAAACCACAGACCTCTTGGCaagttcttccctttctcctcctcttttggaTTGTTAATGTTCTCATAAGCTCCAACTTGCTCTACTACATCAAAGCAGGTGGTGGCTTGAACATATCTACATCTGGAACATTCATTGGCCATTGCTATATGCTGCCATCCAGAAATATAATCAAGTGGCTTTTCCTGTCTCTCATGACTCTTCGTGATGTCACCTTTCAGAGTCTGATGGGCTGGAGCAGTGGGTCCATGGCTCTCCATCTTTATAAACATCACAAGCGAGTCCTCTACCTTCACAGCTCCAGGCTTGAAAACAATTCCCCTCCAGAAATCAGAGCTACATGGAGTGTTCTCATTCTGATGAgctgcttccttttcttctattgGGTAGATTTCATTCTCTCTTTATACACAGGTTTCACAGTGACACATGATTCTATTTTactaaatattaaaacatttttagaacTTGGTTACGCTAGTTTCAGCCCCTATGTTCTGATCAGCCGAGATGTCCACATTCCTAATGTTTTGCATGCTCACTGA
- the LOC131911302 gene encoding putative vomeronasal receptor-like protein 4, whose translation MIWRDLVQRLIFTSLTGLGVLGNITLFVRHVYTFMGPERKNVDVMLIHLAFVNTIIIHCIGVRNITAIFYFRNFLGDIGCKTIIYLERVARGLSICTTCLLSVVQAVTISPRTILCKKLKPQTAWQVLPFLLLFWIFNSLISSNLLHYITAARSTNRSEVGMYTGYCCMLPSTHTVKWLFLSLMALRDVVFQSLMGWSSGSVALHLYKHHTRVLYLHSCRFANDSRPEIRATHSVLTLMACFLFFYWADFIFSFFIGSTVTHEPTIPNMKAFLVLSYAVLSPFVLIIRDVRVAKHCCVP comes from the coding sequence ATGATCTGGAGAGACCTCGTCCAGAGATTAATTTTCACTTCACTTACTGGACTTGGAGTTTTAGGGAACATCACCTTATTTGTGAGACATGTGTATACTTTCATGGGTCCTGAGAGAAAAAATGTAGATGTTATGCTCATCCACTTGGCTTTTGTAAACACAATCATTATTCATTGCATAGGGGTCAGAAACATAACTGcaattttttatttcagaaacttCCTAGGTGACATTGGTTGTAAAACTATAATTTACCTAGAAAGGGTGGCCCGGGGCCTCTCCATCTGCACCACCTGTCTCCTCAGTGTGGTCCAGGCTGTCACCATCAGTCCCAGGACAATCCTTTGCAAAAAGCTCAAACCACAGACTGCATGGCaagttcttccctttctcctcctcttttggaTCTTTAACTCCCTGATAAGCTCCAACTTGCTTCACTATATCACAGCAGCCAGGAGCACAAACAGGTCTGAAGTCGGGATGTACACTGGGTATTGCTGCATGCTGCCATCCACACACACAGTTAAGTGGCTTTTCCTCTCCCTCATGGCTCTTCGTGATGTCGTTTTCCAGAGTCTCATGGGCTGGAGCAGTGGGTCTGTGGCTCTCCATCTGTACAAACATCACACACGTGTCCTGTACCTTCACAGTTGCAGGTTTGCAAATGATTCCAGGCCAGAAATCAGAGCTACCCATAGTGTTCTCACTCTCATGgcctgcttccttttcttttattgggcagatttcattttctccttcttcataggctccacagtgacacatgaaCCCACAATACCAAATATGAAAGCATTTTTAGTACTTAGTTATGCTGTTCTCAGCCCTTTTGTCCTGATCATCAGGGATGTCCGTGTTGCTAAGCACTGCTGTGTCCCCTGA